DNA from Dictyoglomus sp. NZ13-RE01:
CCATGGACAATTACTGGTTTTATTCCCACAAACTTCATTAGAACTATATCTGAAAGTACTGTTTTCTTTAACTCTTCATTCAACATAGCATGTCCACCGTACTTTATTACAATGGTCTTTCCATAAAATTTCTGGATATATGGAAGTGCTGTTATTAATATCTTTGCTCTCTCTCTATAATCTTCTTTCATGATTACTTAACACCCCTTAAGTTCTATATTTGGCATTGATCTGAATATACTCTTCTGTGAGATCACAGCCCCAAGCTTGTGCAGAGAAGTTACCATCTTTTAAATCTATAGTTATTGTAATTTCTGATTTTGATAATTCTTTTTTAGCACTATCCTCATCAAAGTGAAAATATATGCCATCCTTAGCGACTAAAATATCTCCCAAATAAATGTCTGCTTTTGAGGGATCATAGTTACAATTAGCGTATCCTAAAGCACACATGATTCTTCCCCAATTTGCATCTTCTCCATATATAGCAGTTTTTACCAAATTAGATGAAACAACTGTTTTTGCCAGAATTTTTGCTGTCTTAATATCAGGGGCATTAATAACTTTGACATTTATTAATTTGGTAGCGCCTTCTCCATCTCTTGCAATTTCTATGGCTAAATACTCACAAACTTTTGTTAACTGATTTTTAAAGTTCTCATAATTTTTATCTTTTTCTTTTATCTCTGGATTTTTAGCCAAACCATTAGCTATTATAAACACAGTATCGTTAGTACTTGTATCTCCGTCTACACTAATCATATTAAAAGTATCTTCTATAGCTTCTTTAAAGGCTAATTCCAAAAGATCTTGAGAAATATTTATATCTGAAATAATAAAAGCCAACATAGTTGCCATGTTTGGATGAATCATACCTGATCCCTTTGCAAAACCTGTTATAGTGCAAATTTCACCACCTATTTCAAAATGTGTGCTAATTATTTTTGGTCTTTTATCTGTTGTCATAATTGAATACTCAAAGCCAATGATATCTTCTCTATTAAGATTATTTATTAACTCTGGTATTTTGGGAAGGATTTTATCCATTGGTAAATATTTACCAATAACGCCTGTAGAGGCAACTAAAACTAAATTCTCGTCAATATTTAACATCTTTGCTACTTCCTTACATATAGTTAAGGCATCTTTTATTCCTTGTTCTCCTGTACAGGCATTTGCATTTCCACTATTTACAACTATTGCTTGTGCTATCTTATTCTTAATTCTATTCATAGATACAATTACTGGAGCAGATTTAACCTTATTTTGAGTAAAAACCCCAAAAGCATTTCCAGGGACTTCTGAGTAGATTAATCCAAGATCTTTTTTCTTAATACCCTCTTTAATCTCACAATTTATACTGCTTAATAGAAAGCCTTTAGGTAAGCTTATATTTTCCAAAATTATACCCCCCTTATGGATAAATACTTAAGTTAATAAGCCCTTCTGTTTCTTCAAATCCAAATATTATATTCATATTTTGTACTGCTTGACCAACTGCTCCTTTAATTAAATTATCAATAGCAGAAAGGATTATTAATCTATTAGTTCTTTCATCTTTAACAATATTTATATCGCAGTAGTTTGTACCAGAGACATTTTTTGTTGAGGGAAGAATGCCAGGAGGAAGTAATCTAATAAATTTCTCTCTTTGATAAAATTCTTCATAGATTTCTCTTATTTCGTCCTGGGATATATTTGATTTTAATTCGGTATAAATAGTACTTAATATTCCCCGGTTCATAGGTATGAGATGCGGAGTGAAAGTTATCCTTATCTCCCTTTCAGCTAAAAGACTTAACTCCTGTTCAATTTCTGGAATGTGTCTATGATTAGGAACACTATATGCTTTTATATTTTCATTGACTTCACAGAATAAATATTCCACTCTTGCAGACCTTCCTGCTCCTGATACTCCAGATTTAGAATCAATGATTATACTTTCTGGCTTAATAATATCATTTCTTATTGCAGGAGCAAGGGCAAGTATTATACTTGTAGGATAACAACCAGGATTTGCTACTAATTTTGCGTTTCTAATCTCATCCCTGTGTAATTCAGGAAGACCATAAACAGCCTTTTTAATTAAGTCTTTTGCCAAATGTTGAATTTTATACCATTCTTCATAAACCTTTGGGTTTTTTAATCGAAAATCTGCTCCTAAGTCTATCAATACTTTATTAGCATTTATTATCTTTTCTGCTATATGCATTACATTTCCATGAGGAAGAGCTGTAAAGATACAATCTGATGAATTTATTAAATTATCAACATCATCTTCCACACAAATTTTATCTATATGTTTGAAAAAGTGAGGGTAAACTTCCCAGTATGCTTTACCTACATAACTTTGACTTGTTAAATTTACAATTTCAACATGCTTATGATTTAAAAGAATTCTTACTAATTCTACCCCAGTGTATCCTGTTGCTCCTAATATACTAACTTTTATTTTCATCCCATTCCTCCATCATAAAATTAATTTCAAATTTTACAACTAACTTTTTGGAAAAACAATACTTAAAAGAAGACTTTTTCTATTGACATTTTCTTCAAGTATGATATATTATTACAAAACGATTGCGTAAATGGTTATGAATTGATTTAAGTAAATAAAAAAATCAAAAAATTAGAGAGGAGGAGAATAATGGGAGATAAATACCTTGATAAAAGTTTATCAATTGAGGAAAGAGTTGAAGATCTCCTATCCAAAATGACTCTCGAAGAGAAAGCAGCCCAACTGAAATCACGTATATTCGCCTTTTGGAAGACAATTGTTGATTTTGTTGAAAATTTACCATTAGAAGACTTAAATGAAGAACAATTAAACGATTTTAATAACTCGATATTTAATGCGGTATTTGAGAGTGTCTTTCGTAGACCTGAAATTCATAACATAATTTCAAGAAATTTAGTAAAAAATAGTTGGCTAAAAGCTTTAGAAGGAGAACAAAAGATTCCAATTGGCCAATTTGCTTGTGTCCTT
Protein-coding regions in this window:
- a CDS encoding N-acetyl-gamma-glutamyl-phosphate reductase → MKIKVSILGATGYTGVELVRILLNHKHVEIVNLTSQSYVGKAYWEVYPHFFKHIDKICVEDDVDNLINSSDCIFTALPHGNVMHIAEKIINANKVLIDLGADFRLKNPKVYEEWYKIQHLAKDLIKKAVYGLPELHRDEIRNAKLVANPGCYPTSIILALAPAIRNDIIKPESIIIDSKSGVSGAGRSARVEYLFCEVNENIKAYSVPNHRHIPEIEQELSLLAEREIRITFTPHLIPMNRGILSTIYTELKSNISQDEIREIYEEFYQREKFIRLLPPGILPSTKNVSGTNYCDINIVKDERTNRLIILSAIDNLIKGAVGQAVQNMNIIFGFEETEGLINLSIYP
- a CDS encoding bifunctional ornithine acetyltransferase/N-acetylglutamate synthase yields the protein MHKGGIILENISLPKGFLLSSINCEIKEGIKKKDLGLIYSEVPGNAFGVFTQNKVKSAPVIVSMNRIKNKIAQAIVVNSGNANACTGEQGIKDALTICKEVAKMLNIDENLVLVASTGVIGKYLPMDKILPKIPELINNLNREDIIGFEYSIMTTDKRPKIISTHFEIGGEICTITGFAKGSGMIHPNMATMLAFIISDINISQDLLELAFKEAIEDTFNMISVDGDTSTNDTVFIIANGLAKNPEIKEKDKNYENFKNQLTKVCEYLAIEIARDGEGATKLINVKVINAPDIKTAKILAKTVVSSNLVKTAIYGEDANWGRIMCALGYANCNYDPSKADIYLGDILVAKDGIYFHFDEDSAKKELSKSEITITIDLKDGNFSAQAWGCDLTEEYIQINAKYRT